In a genomic window of Colias croceus chromosome 20, ilColCroc2.1:
- the LOC123700970 gene encoding uncharacterized protein LOC123700970, with protein MLLNEFSKTSRDQQIWIMILLLQCYPKGLFSVYTAVAFFLKSGLVGTIPFLMQIKDTLFMLFVPAYLSESINTEYEKILKILWKQTLFCNDKDLLLEKRHAYLYVKNRPVQFNVCKGITVNLSLPIGFIGISISHLVVLLQFRNVRVKFS; from the exons ATGCTGCTAAATGAGTTCTCTAAAACCAGCAGAGATCAACAGATTTGG ataatGATACTCTTGCTACAATGTTATCCCAAGGGCTTGTTTTCGGTTTATACGGCAGTTGCTTTTTTCTTAAAGAGT GGTTTAGTAGGAACCATACCATTTCTAATGCAAATAAAAGACACTCTGTTCATGCTCTTTGTGCCGGCGTATTTATCGGAATCCATTAATACTGAGTACGAGAAGATTTTGAAGATTCTGTGGAAACAGACGCTGTTTTGCAATG ataAAGATCTTTTGCTTGAAAAACGACATGCGTATTTGTATGTGAAAAATCGGCCAGTACAATTCAATGTATGTAAAGGAATAACTGTTAATCTGTCTTTGCCTATTGGCTTTATAGGTATAAGTATCAGTCATTTGGTTGTACTTTTACAATTCAGAAATGTTCGCgttaaattttcttaa